CACGCCACGTGTTCATCTCGTGTCTGATATTAGCTTTGGAAAAGTGAGAGTTATTTCATTCTTTCTCTGCCTTTTCtctccatttattattatttatttatttatcctttctttctttctttctttctttctttctttctttcaaaaataTAATGTCTCCTATCATTATAGTGTAGCTCAGAGcttctatataataataataataataataataataataataataataataataataataatacttgcatTCGTGTTTTTAGagggtttgttttaataaaacgtGTTTTTTTCAGTAGAGTCGGGCTGTAACAATGAACTGTGAATCGATGAATCGTAACGCTCTCCTTACGTCATATCCCACGCCTCCCCTGTCTGTGATTGCGTCACAAATATCATTCGATCATTAGGAATCGGCAGCAGAATGCAGAGGAAAGGCAACACCTAGAACCCCGAATGTGTTCTAGAACCCCGAATGCATCAGCCCTTCccatgcagtgtgtgcagtgacAGTGTATTTACACACGAGTTAATCACTTCATGTCAGTGTGCATCGTCACGATGGGCTTCATGGGGAAATCTTTCTGCAGGATATATgcaagcacacaattgtatcaggaaagagtcagggttagggttaggggtcaTGGGAtaacttaaaaataaacagttaaagtcagaaaatgtgcatttagaattgttattttattataagtTAGAGGATTCATTTACAGCGCGTTCGTAAAAGCCATCAGGAAATctcttaaataaaaacacatcgaGAAGGCACTTGTCGCTGCTAAAATGAACGTTTGAATTTCACACCAGAAGagtggaagagagagagaagtcTCCCTGTTTGTTTAGAAGCATGCCATAGACAGCACGTCATTGCATTGTGTTACAAACACACCGTGTGCTGTACAGAGCTGAGAACAGAACAATACTGATGGCATCTGTGAACTACAGCCCTGAGCATCACACAGCACACACGACATGCCACACGCTGCCCAGTAAGATGCCACGCTTGACCCTAAATAAAGGGAGAGGGCAGGGTGCTGTGCTTCAATTACAACAGGTAGGAACGATAGATACACTCTTTTTCTATATAGTATACAGGGTAGGTTTCGAATCTAGGGCATTTAAAGTTTAATCAAATTATAAAGCCCCTGTGAGAGAAATGGTACGCCCCACGACGAGCGTTCCGCTCCATTGCAGTAGAGCAGAGCAGGAGAATGCTAATGCTGGAGCGTACCATTTCTTCTCTCCTTAGAGGGGTGGTTTAGTTGAAGTTCTGGCGGAAGGAATCCCACAGAGAGGAGAGCTGAGCCTGCAGATCCTCTGCGTAGGGGTTCAGCTTCTGCTGGAGGTCCTCAGCGTAGGGGGTGAGGTTCACCCGCACCTCCTGGGCAGCCTGGCTCATCCTCTCCTGCAGGGTCTGGGTCAGGGGGCCCATCTTCTGCTGGAACTCCTCCAGACGCTGGGTGATCTTGTCTTGGAGCTCGACGGCGTAGGGGCTGAGCTGGGCACGGAGCTCCTCCACGTTCCCCTGCAGCTTCTCCCTCAGCTCCTCGGTGCTGACGGCCAGGCTCTGGCGCAGGGTCTCCGAGTTCTGGTCCAGGGCCTGGCGCAGCTCGTCGATGTTCTTCTGGATCTTGCTGTTGAGCTCGTCCGCGTACGGAGTCAGCTGGCTGTTCAGGGCCTGCAGGTCGCTCAGGAGCTGCTTCCGCAGGACCTCGGCGTCCCGGCTCATCTTGTCCAGGACCTCCTGGGCCATGGGGGTCATCTTACCGCGCAGCTCCACCGCGTACTGGGTGGCGGTGCTGGCACTCTCCGAGATTCTGGTGCTGcacaggggagggggaggggggaggaaggggagaggagaggtttAGCAACTACTGGTGATGTCGAGACAGAGatatgagagagaggagagcaaagCGAGGGACTaaaagaaggagagagaggagatgtttagctactctgatggtattgagtgagagatgggagagagagaggagatgtttagctactctgatggtattgagtgagagatgggagagagagaggagatgtttagatactctgatggtattgagtgtgagatgggagagagagaggagatgtttagctactctgatggtattgagtgagagatgggagagagagaggagatgtttagctactctgatggtattgagtgagagatgggagagagagaggagatgtttagatactctgatggtattgagtgtgagatgggagagagagagagatgtttagctactctgatggtattgagtgagagatgggagagagagaggagatgtttagctactctgatggtattgagtgtgagatgggagagagagaggagatgtttagctactctgatggtattgagtgagagatgggagagagagaggagatgtttagctgctctgatggtattgagtgtgagatgggagagagagaggagatgtttagatactctgatggtattgagtgagagacgggagagagagagaggagatgtttagctactctgatggtattgagtgtgagatgggagagagagaggagatgtttagctactctgatggtattgagtgtgagatgggagagagagaggagatgtttagctactctgatggtattgagtgagagatgggagagagagaggagatgtttagctactctgatggtattgagtgagagatgggagagagagatgagatgtttagctactctgatggtattgagtgtgagatgggagagagagagaggagatgtttagctactctgatggtattgagtgtgagatgggagagagagagaggaga
The DNA window shown above is from Acipenser ruthenus unplaced genomic scaffold, fAciRut3.2 maternal haplotype, whole genome shotgun sequence and carries:
- the LOC117964915 gene encoding apolipoprotein A-I-like, encoding MKFLVVLAIAVFTGCHANILWQDEPKTELEVVRDAFWEYVAKATQTAEETLEKVKQSQLGQELNTRISESASTATQYAVELRGKMTPMAQEVLDKMSRDAEVLRKQLLSDLQALNSQLTPYADELNSKIQKNIDELRQALDQNSETLRQSLAVSTEELREKLQGNVEELRAQLSPYAVELQDKITQRLEEFQQKMGPLTQTLQERMSQAAQEVRVNLTPYAEDLQQKLNPYAEDLQAQLSSLWDSFRQNFN